The Stygiolobus azoricus genome window below encodes:
- a CDS encoding spermidine synthase, protein MRLFWYFDEQSNYSYHAHAIKNLITDVEGLQNVIVAESYSFGKMLIIDQLIQSAEYDEYIYHESLIHPAMISSDNPERVLIMGAGEGATIREVLKYNVKEVVAVDVDRKAVEIAEKYLETWHKGSFRDPRVRLVFQDGFDFVRQYKGEPFDVVVLDLTDPTETSRSKNLYTIEFYKEVKKLVKDVMVTQGTSPYQSPHSFSRLVKTLREIYNYVSVGLSFVPSFDTVWAFIFCSDKVNVSKLNVKSRLNRVKGELRYYDEITHKNMFHLPKDVRKLIDSEKTIATLSNPINIMEE, encoded by the coding sequence ATGAGGTTATTTTGGTACTTTGATGAACAATCTAATTATTCTTATCATGCCCACGCTATAAAGAACTTAATAACTGATGTTGAAGGTCTTCAAAACGTGATTGTAGCGGAATCATATAGTTTTGGTAAAATGCTAATAATAGACCAACTGATACAATCAGCGGAATATGATGAATACATTTACCATGAATCTTTAATTCATCCAGCAATGATATCTTCAGATAATCCTGAGAGAGTACTAATAATGGGGGCTGGGGAAGGTGCCACAATTAGAGAAGTTCTGAAATATAACGTGAAAGAAGTTGTAGCTGTTGATGTGGATAGAAAGGCTGTCGAGATTGCTGAAAAGTATTTAGAGACATGGCATAAGGGCTCATTTAGGGATCCAAGAGTTAGGTTGGTCTTTCAAGATGGTTTCGATTTTGTCAGACAATATAAGGGAGAGCCTTTTGATGTAGTAGTATTAGACCTTACAGATCCTACTGAAACTTCTCGTTCCAAGAACTTATACACTATAGAGTTTTATAAAGAGGTGAAAAAGTTAGTAAAGGACGTTATGGTAACTCAGGGTACTTCTCCGTATCAATCCCCTCATTCGTTTTCAAGGCTTGTAAAGACTTTGAGGGAAATATATAACTACGTGTCTGTGGGTTTATCTTTTGTCCCTTCCTTTGATACTGTGTGGGCTTTTATCTTCTGTTCAGACAAGGTCAATGTCAGTAAGTTAAACGTAAAGAGCAGACTTAACAGAGTAAAGGGTGAATTGAGGTATTACGACGAAATAACTCACAAGAACATGTTTCATTTACCTAAGGACGTTAGAAAACTCATAGATAGTGAAAAAACTATAGCGACTTTATCAAATCCTATTAACATTATGGAAGAGTGA
- a CDS encoding GNAT family N-acetyltransferase, with protein sequence MDIEELISKSLSTFDKYYALKNVNCSKVLIAKVNGKEVGFAELKRRKNIGAIFYLGVLPEYRGKGIGKDLVRKAEEYFKAKGLSLVVASTRSWNIAAVKMFSSLNYKIIKKERVQKFIIELLDATEDDLILCKELGHSSCDEIKKK encoded by the coding sequence ATGGATATAGAGGAATTAATAAGTAAGTCTCTTTCTACTTTCGATAAATACTATGCATTAAAGAACGTAAATTGCTCTAAAGTCCTCATTGCTAAAGTAAATGGAAAAGAAGTAGGGTTTGCAGAATTAAAGAGAAGAAAGAACATAGGTGCTATATTTTATTTGGGAGTTCTGCCGGAATATAGAGGCAAAGGAATCGGAAAAGACCTGGTAAGAAAAGCTGAGGAATATTTCAAGGCTAAAGGGCTTTCACTAGTTGTAGCTTCTACGAGGAGTTGGAATATAGCAGCTGTCAAAATGTTTTCTTCTCTGAACTACAAAATAATAAAGAAAGAAAGGGTACAGAAATTTATTATAGAATTACTAGACGCTACGGAAGATGACCTGATATTATGTAAAGAATTAGGGCATTCCAGTTGTGACGAAATAAAGAAAAAATAA